AGATGATGAAGAAGCAGAGTTGCCAACGTTGTCGGCTATTTTACAGCAAGACTTTATGGAGACAACTACCCTCGAATATGAAACAACGCATGAAGAGGCTGAAGCAGAGGAGTCGTCTAAAGAGGAAACCTCAACGATTCAAGACAATACCGAAAGTCTGATAAAAGAGGCTAAGTCCACAAAACGTCCTAAAAAATTGACAGATGGCAAAGACTTAGGCTTGCCAACGGTTTCGTCGGTAATGGAGGAATTTAAAAAAGACAATCCTGGTAGTATCAATAATGGGGGAGGTTCTTTTTTTGATTCGTTCTAATAACTGAGCGAATGAATAATAGAAATTTAACAGCCAATCAAGTTGATTTTGTAAAATTTACTATTGTCTAAGCCCCATAAAGTATTGCCTTGATACCCAAACAATATGTATAGTTTTGTGTCAGGTAGGAAACTACCTGACTTTTTTTTGTACTTTTAAAAAGATAATTTCAATGGGAACAATTTCATTAGAAGGTTTAGAGTTTTTTGCCTATCATGGTTTTTATGAAGAGGAAAGGAAAATGGGAAATAGATACCAAATCGATATTCAGATTACCACCGACTTTAGTGAAGCTGCCGAAAAAGACCAACTAAAAGCTACCGTAAACTATGTAGACCTTTATAATATTATAGCAGAAGTTATGAAAATAAAGGCAAAACTTCTTGAACACATCGGACAACTGATTATCGAAAAGGTTAGAGAGGTGTATCCTAATATCGACGAAGTTCAGGTAACTGTATCCAAGTTTAACCCACCAATAGGAGGGGTTTGTACTCGTGCAAAAGTTACGCTTCAAGGATAGAATCATACATAATCTTGTTTATATTTGTTTATTTATTGGTATCATTTTATACACAAATTTTCAATGGCTCATCAAGTCACAATTAAAGATATAGCAAGGCAATTAAATATTTCTGTTGCAACGGTTTCCAGAGCTCTTCGAGATATGCCAGATATCAAGCCTGAAACCAGACAGGCCGTGCTTGACTTGGCAAAGGAGTGGGACTACCAGCCCAACGTGTTAGCTACGAGTTTGGTAAAAAGTAGAACCAAAACATTAGGTGTTATTGTACCTGACTTAGGCTACCATTTCTTTTCGGCGGTAGTAAAAGGTATAGAAGCAGAAGCCTTTCATCGTGGGTATAGCCTATTACTTACCCAAACTGGTGAATCTTACGAACGAGAATTAATCAACCTCCAAACATTATCACGAGGGCAGGTAGAAGGGTTTATTATTTCGCTGTCGCAAGAAACTTCTAATTACGAACACCTCAAGCGTTTACAAAGAAAAGGTATTCCAATGGTATTTTTCGACAGAGATGCTGTTGAAATAGATGTATCCAAAGTGATGGTTGATAATGTTGGAGCTGCCTACGAAGCCGTACAACATTTACTAGATAATGGGTGTAAAAAAATTGCGATTTTGGCAGGGCCTAAAAATGTAACGGTAAGTAACCAACGATTAGAAGGGTACAAAAAAGCACTAAAAGATGCAGGTATTCAAGTAGATGAAGCATTGATTGTTCATGGTGAGTATAATTTAGAAAAAGCCATAGCTCTAACTACGCAGTTGGCCGAACTCAATGAAATCCCCGATGGACTTGTTGTAGTAAGCGACCGCCTAGCAGTAGGTTCAATCATGGCACTAAAAGCAAAAGGTATTAGAATTCCAGAAGATGTCGCTGTCGTAAGTTTCAACGACGAACCTATCTGCTCACTAATCACACCAACCCTGAGTAGCGTGGCTCAGCCCACAGCCGAAATAGGTAGAATGGCTACTTCACTATTAATAAACCAAATAGAAGATGGCGAAGAGTTTTATAAACCACAAGTAAGGGTTTTGAAAACAGAACTCAAAATCAGAGAATCGTCTAAAAGATATAGCTAAGCTAGTAGGCTTACATAGTATAACAGTAGCAATGTGACCCGATTTATCGGGTCACATTTTCTTTTATAAACACATTTGATTTTTGTTTGATAATGAGCCTTTAGCTATTATTTTCACTTGAATAATTACCAATAGTAATAATCAACAAATCGAAATGAGATAATTACCTCATTCCTAAAAACCAATTCATCAATGAAGAAACCCCTGTACGCCGCAGTGTTCCTGCTGGCATCGTTATCTGCGTATGCCCAACAGCCTCAAAGCTTGCCTCCCAATGCCAAGAAAAAATTAACTCATGATGTGTATGATGGATGGAAAGAAATTCCTGATAAACAAATTTCGCCCGACGGCAATCATATTGTTTATGCCTTGAACCCCCAAGAAGGTGATGGTCGTGTTGTAATTTATACTACCAAAACAGCCAAAGAGGATTCTGTAAGACGAGGTGCCGATATAACGCTTACCGACGATTCGCAATTTGCTGTTTTTAAGATAAAACCTCAACTAGCTTTGCTGAAAGACTTGAAACGCAAAAAGAAAAAAAAGGAGGATATGCCCAAAGACTCTTTGGCTATTTATGCTTTAAAGACGGGAGTCCTTACCAAAATCCCAAATATTGTTTCGGTTAAATTACCAGAAAAACAAGCTTCATGGGTGGCTTACCAAACAGAATCTATTGTTGGAAAAAATGCTACTCCTAAAGGTAAAGCTAAGAAGGAATCGGAAACCAATGGTTATAAATTAGTTGTACAAAAACTTACTGGACAAACCAAAGTTGAGTTTGGCTTTGTAACAGAATATGATTTTTCTAAGTTTGGTCAAAAAATAGTTTTTAGCACCACTGGCAATGATTCTACTTTACTATCGGGCGTTTATGTTTATGATGTAGCCACAGGAAATCTCCAAAGTGTTTTTCAGGAAAAAGGAAAATTCAAAAAGCTAAGTCTTTCCCAAGATGCCAATCAGGTAGCGTTTATTGCCGACCTTGATACCAATGCCAAGACACTCGTTAGGTTACCAAAGCTCTTTTATTGGAAAAGTGGTATGACTACCGCTCAAAAGGTTGTCGATGAGTCTCAGAGCTTTGCACCAGCTGGATGGCTACTTAGCGAGAATTATCAGCCTAAGTTTTCTAAAAATGGACAAAGGCTGTTTTTTGGAACAAATCCTCGTCCTATAGTACAAGACACGAGTTTGTTGGCCGAAGAGATTGTCAATGTAGAAGTTTGGCATTGGCAAGATAAAAAACTCCAAACCCAACAAAAGGTTACTTTGGAGGAAGATAAAAAACGCTCATATTTGGCATATCTCAATTTGATAGATATGAAGGTGACTCAGATTGGAACAAAAGATATTCCACAGGTAAGTTTAGATAAAGAGATTGCTAATGATATATTATTGATGACCACCGATGTACCTTATTCACAAGAACATTGGGATTGGAATACCAAAAGAGATGTGTATCTCTTTAATTTGAATGATGGGTCTAAAAAACAAATTGCAAAGGCATTACAAGGAATGCCAAGTTTGTCTCCAAACGCAAATTTTGTCACTTGGTGGTCACTTTCTGATACAGCTTGGTTTAGTTACTCTGTTAAGATGGATAAATTAGTAAAACTAACTGATAATAAGGCGATTAAGTGGTACGAAGAGGACGACGACCACCCCGACCTACCACCGTCGTATGGTATGGCAGGATGGCTAAATGACCAAGAAAAGCCCCTTTTAGCCCTTTATGAACGCTTTGACATTTGGTTATTTGACCCTTTTCTAGCATCTAAACCCGTACAAGCGACTCTCGGGCGGTTGTCGAAGACTAGAATGAGAGCCGTAAATCTGGATACCGATAGCAAATTCGTCGACCTACGATTAGTTACTACTTTTAATGAAACTACCAAGTCGGAGGGATACGCCAAACTTGGAGTAAATGCTAAAGGTGTCTGGGAAACTAAAAAATTAGTTGAAGAGGCTTGTATGTTTTCAAACCCAATCAAAGCTAAGCAGTCGGATAAGATAATCTTTACGAAACAAAACTTCCAACAATTCCCTAATATCTATTTATCGGATCTATCGTACAAAACCGTACAAAAGGTTTCAGAAGCTAACCCTCAACAAGCAGAATATTTATGGGGGACAGTTGAGTTGGTAAATTGGCAGTCTATCGACAACAAGCCATTGCAAGGATTATTGTATAAGCCCGAAAATTTTGATGCAAATAAAAAGTATCCAATGATTGTGTATTATTACGAACGCAATTCTGATAACCTTCACAATCATATTGTTCCTGCTCCAATTCGGTCGTATATCAACTATTCTTATTTTACATCAAATGGCTATATTGTATTTGTGCCTGATATAATTTATACAGTAGGAGAGCCTGGCAAAAATGCTTATAATTGTATTATTCCGGGAGTCGAAAAATTGACTAGTCAAGGATTTGTCAACAAAGACCGTATCGGAATTTCGGGGCATAGCTGGGGAGGCTATCAAACAGCCTACCTTGTAACACAAACAAATATCTTCAGAGCTGCCGAAGCTGGTGCTCCCGTTTCAAATATGACAAGTGCTTATGGTGGTATTCGTTGGGACTCAGGACTTTTACGCCAAGCTCAGTACGAAAGAACACAGTCGAGAATAGGAGGGACACTTTGGGAAAAGTTTGATAAATATGTAGAAAACTCACCACTGTTTTTTGCACCTAAAGTACAAACCCCATTATTGATGATGCATAACGACGATGACGGTGCTGTGCCATGGTATCAAGGTATTGAATATTATGCAGCCCTGAAGCGATTGAATAAACCTGTTTGGATGTTGAACTACAATGGCGAAAAGCATGGATTAACCCTTCGGAAAAATAGGAAGGATTTTGCCAAGCGGATGTATCAGTTCTTTGACCATTATTTGAAAGATGCACCTGCACCACTTTGGATGACAGAAGGTTTACCAATGATAGAAAAAGGAATAAATCAAAAATTAGAATTAAATAAATAGTAAACATGAGTTATCCCGAATTTTGGAACTAAGATTATTCTCCAACTATTTATCAAAAAAAGCGGTCGAAAATTTTTTTTCGACCGCTTTTTTTGATATTATTTTAGGCACACAATATTACGTATCTAAGATAAGGTAATCACCCATTCACTCAATTAGGAATGACACATGTTTATGCTTCATCTTCGTAAGTAATACCAATTGTTTCTAAATCATCTACCCCCAGCTCTGAAGGTTCAATCAATATCTTAATAGATTTAAGGTCATCATCTCGTCGCCATTCTTCGGCTGCATCATCCAGTATTGTCAAGATAATTTCACGTAACTCATCATTCTCTTCTGATAAGAACTCATCATAATTTCTAAAAACCAAGAAAATATTTTTCTCGCTGAGCCATTCTAAGTCATTAATCATTTCGTCGAAAGCATCTAAGTTAGCCCCAAATTCTTCAGGAAATTTTAAGCTTGCTGCGATATTAGTATAAAACTCTTTAACAGTTGTGTTTAATTCGCCATCCACCATTACAACTAAAGTTTTGTGGTCTGATATTTTTGTACACAAGTCACTGAGAATTTTGAAATTAGCCATAGTATTTTTAGTGTTGTAACTGTTTTGCAGGAATTAATTGGAAAGTACGGTAGTGGTCAGATGTATAATAGGCTTTTCCATCTGAGCCTGTTACCATTCTTTCAGCACCACGATTTTTCCCTTGTATTTTGGGGTTTACGTCCCATTCTTGATATACGATTTTTTGACCTTTTTCGTCTTCTGTTGGAAGTAATTTTTCGTAATTACTAAACTTTCTGCCACCCACATAACCTTCTTTGGCGCGGCCATTTTCTTTAACATATCGTAAAATATCAAAAGCTTTTTGAGGAATATCTCCAGTAGATTGGATACGTTGATTTTGAGCGTTTTGACGACTTTTATAGTCATATAGCTCTTTATCGTGTTTGGCTCTATGTTTTTTCTTTTTACTTTGAAAGTCATACTGATGCTCTTGGACAGAAGCCGAGGTAACAAAAGAAGAGCTTCCTAGTAAAAAAATGACAAGCAAGAAAAGGCCTTTTATATATTTGAGAATTGACATGAAATAGAATGGTTATATATTTTCGGTAAAGCTACAAAATTATCTAAACGAGATAACGTTATAGAGGTAATAAACCCCAAAAAAACAGTAATTACTTTAAAATGAGATACTCAATAACGCCCCAAATATGTCAATTGTTGTACCAATAATTAGATTCCTATTAAAATGCTATAACAGGTAGGATACATTCTTCTCTGAGATTTGCAAACCCCCAAAAAATTCACGAAATTTGTATAAATAGGCTAATTTTTGGTATTTAGTCCATTGATATGGAAGCGTAAATTTCCGTAATATTTACCTTGATTGAAAGGATGTGTAGGCATTTTTATGCGTGAACAGATGTACTTTCAGGCCAGTGTCTAAATGTCCCAAATTCGTAATCAAATAATATGTCAGAACAATTTAGTAACATTATCCCCATCAACATTGAAGACGAAATGCGGGGAGCGTACATTGACTATTCAATGTCCGTAATCGTTTCCCGTGCCCTACCTGATGTCCGCGACGGATTAAAACCTGTTCATCGAAGAGTACTCTATGGTATGGACGAATTGGGCGTTAATTATAATAAGTCCTATAAGAAATCAGCCCGTATCGTTGGTGAAGTTTTAGGTAAATATCACCCTCATGGCGACTCATCTGTGTACGATACCATGGTTCGTATGGCTCAAGAGTGGTCTTTGCGTTATCCATTAGTGGATGGACAAGGAAACTTTGGTTCTATCGATGGTGATTTCCCGGCAGCAATGCGTTATACGGAAGCTCGCTTGAAAAGAATTGCGGAAGAATTACTGGGCGATATTAACAAAGAAACAGTTGATTTTCAACCCAACTTTGATGATTCCTTAGAAGAACCTACCGTACTTCCTGCCAAAATCCCCAACTTGCTATTGAATGGTACATCGGGTATTGCTGTAGGTATGGCTACCAATATGGCTCCTCATAATTTGAGCGAAGTTGTAGACGGTATCGAGGCTTATATCAATAACCGTGATATTACTATTCTTGAATTGATGGAGTATGTAAAAGCT
The DNA window shown above is from Flectobacillus major DSM 103 and carries:
- the folB gene encoding dihydroneopterin aldolase; protein product: MGTISLEGLEFFAYHGFYEEERKMGNRYQIDIQITTDFSEAAEKDQLKATVNYVDLYNIIAEVMKIKAKLLEHIGQLIIEKVREVYPNIDEVQVTVSKFNPPIGGVCTRAKVTLQG
- a CDS encoding LacI family DNA-binding transcriptional regulator gives rise to the protein MAHQVTIKDIARQLNISVATVSRALRDMPDIKPETRQAVLDLAKEWDYQPNVLATSLVKSRTKTLGVIVPDLGYHFFSAVVKGIEAEAFHRGYSLLLTQTGESYERELINLQTLSRGQVEGFIISLSQETSNYEHLKRLQRKGIPMVFFDRDAVEIDVSKVMVDNVGAAYEAVQHLLDNGCKKIAILAGPKNVTVSNQRLEGYKKALKDAGIQVDEALIVHGEYNLEKAIALTTQLAELNEIPDGLVVVSDRLAVGSIMALKAKGIRIPEDVAVVSFNDEPICSLITPTLSSVAQPTAEIGRMATSLLINQIEDGEEFYKPQVRVLKTELKIRESSKRYS
- a CDS encoding alpha/beta hydrolase family protein — translated: MKKPLYAAVFLLASLSAYAQQPQSLPPNAKKKLTHDVYDGWKEIPDKQISPDGNHIVYALNPQEGDGRVVIYTTKTAKEDSVRRGADITLTDDSQFAVFKIKPQLALLKDLKRKKKKKEDMPKDSLAIYALKTGVLTKIPNIVSVKLPEKQASWVAYQTESIVGKNATPKGKAKKESETNGYKLVVQKLTGQTKVEFGFVTEYDFSKFGQKIVFSTTGNDSTLLSGVYVYDVATGNLQSVFQEKGKFKKLSLSQDANQVAFIADLDTNAKTLVRLPKLFYWKSGMTTAQKVVDESQSFAPAGWLLSENYQPKFSKNGQRLFFGTNPRPIVQDTSLLAEEIVNVEVWHWQDKKLQTQQKVTLEEDKKRSYLAYLNLIDMKVTQIGTKDIPQVSLDKEIANDILLMTTDVPYSQEHWDWNTKRDVYLFNLNDGSKKQIAKALQGMPSLSPNANFVTWWSLSDTAWFSYSVKMDKLVKLTDNKAIKWYEEDDDHPDLPPSYGMAGWLNDQEKPLLALYERFDIWLFDPFLASKPVQATLGRLSKTRMRAVNLDTDSKFVDLRLVTTFNETTKSEGYAKLGVNAKGVWETKKLVEEACMFSNPIKAKQSDKIIFTKQNFQQFPNIYLSDLSYKTVQKVSEANPQQAEYLWGTVELVNWQSIDNKPLQGLLYKPENFDANKKYPMIVYYYERNSDNLHNHIVPAPIRSYINYSYFTSNGYIVFVPDIIYTVGEPGKNAYNCIIPGVEKLTSQGFVNKDRIGISGHSWGGYQTAYLVTQTNIFRAAEAGAPVSNMTSAYGGIRWDSGLLRQAQYERTQSRIGGTLWEKFDKYVENSPLFFAPKVQTPLLMMHNDDDGAVPWYQGIEYYAALKRLNKPVWMLNYNGEKHGLTLRKNRKDFAKRMYQFFDHYLKDAPAPLWMTEGLPMIEKGINQKLELNK
- a CDS encoding barstar family protein, yielding MANFKILSDLCTKISDHKTLVVMVDGELNTTVKEFYTNIAASLKFPEEFGANLDAFDEMINDLEWLSEKNIFLVFRNYDEFLSEENDELREIILTILDDAAEEWRRDDDLKSIKILIEPSELGVDDLETIGITYEDEA
- a CDS encoding ribonuclease domain-containing protein produces the protein MSILKYIKGLFLLVIFLLGSSSFVTSASVQEHQYDFQSKKKKHRAKHDKELYDYKSRQNAQNQRIQSTGDIPQKAFDILRYVKENGRAKEGYVGGRKFSNYEKLLPTEDEKGQKIVYQEWDVNPKIQGKNRGAERMVTGSDGKAYYTSDHYRTFQLIPAKQLQH